The segment GGATAGTCTGGGCGTATTCTATAGATTTTTCTCTGTCACAACCTCCATATTCGAGTTCTTTTATTAACATGAGTCGGGTTTCATGAAAAAGGTTATAAAAATTCTTTTCAAGTTTTTTATCCGCTACAAATTTATCCTCTAATAATTTTTGAGGATAATCTTTGTCGACGTGCGATTTTTTTGAGAAAGCCAACATAAAATAATGCAATTTTTTGGGCAACTCTTCAGATTTGAAAGAAATAAATTCATTTTCATTACGGTCTTGATGATAAAGTCTAAATTCATCATAATTAGATACCATTGCCCATTTAGCATCTCTTTTAGGTAAATATCCATAGGCTTGCTCCACAGGAGTTTGATTATTATGACTTTTTTGTCGTATGTCAAGATCGGCTTTTTGGCCTTTAAGTTCTACTATCATGAACTCGTTACCATTATCTAAATGTAAAACAAAGTCACTAGCCTTTCCACCCACTTTTACAGGCTTTTCAGGACGAATACACTCTTCTTTATAACCTAATATTTCTTTTAATATAACATCAGAAAAGTAAAAATAGTTTTGTTTCTCTGATTTGAGCTCTTCACGTTTTAATTTATTAATATGTTTAGTAATCAATTCTTTTTTTGCAAAGTTTAAGTTTAAATCTTTATCTTGAGCAAATTTATCCATCATCTGTGGGTTAAAGAGAGTGTTTTCCATGATTATCACATCTTAAATGATCTACAATTCTTTTTAAACCTTATATTTTTTTACATTTCAAAGAGATTGTAATGAAAATTCACTGATTATGGCTGAAATCTCTTCAATAGTTGATTTATTTAATATTAATCCATTTCTTATAATAAATTGGTGCAATTCATTATAATTCATTATTTTATAACCGTTTAATCTTCCTTCGATTGATACTTCACCTTTCAATGCAACTATTGAGTTAATCCAGACCGTTGAATTTATTGAATGCGTTTTAATGAGTATTTCCCTCAATTTCATGCTGTTCCTTTTAACCTGCTTTCCAGGGGCATGATCTGCTAATTTCAAACCGTCACGAGTTCTGTAGTACCAATCATCTCCTTTGACCACGTATGGAGTTCTATAATTTTTAGTCTCAATGACAAATATCCCAGTAGGTCCCACGACCACATGATCAATATTTCCCCTGTTTCCAGGAGGAGTAACATCATTAAAAATATAGTAACTTTCTGGAAGTTTTTGGAGCTCCTTGGAAACTGTACGTTCTCCTTTAGCCCCCACCATCCAGTTACGACCAACATCATAACTGATTCTTGTAGTAAGGATACCAGCAGCTGTTATTATTACAGCACCCCATGGAGGTCCTGGTGGATCAGTTATTACACTTGGCCCCTGGAGCATATTAAAGACCTTGATGAACTCAAAAATGCCAACAACTATTAATATAACTCCAAAACCCATCCCTAATAAAGAATACAAACTCTTTTTTTCCGCATAAGTACGTTTGTTTTTGGCTGACTTTGAAACTGACTTATGACCGTAACTATCTTTCAGATTCTCAAAATAAGTTAAAGGAAATCCACATTCACCACAACATTCAATCTCCTTAGATTCTTCTTTGGTGACTTCATAATAAATATCGCAGTTGTAACATACCAGATATCCCATTCAAATCATCTCTTGATCTTAGCCCCTAAATCTCCACACTTTCTTCAATCAGTGAAATTGTCTAGATGATTCATCATATTAATAATAAATATTATATATTTTTATATATACATTACTAAAAGGCATAGGTTAAGTTTTAATAAATGTGTGGGGAATTAATTTGGATCCTATTATAAAGTTGGCTGCTAGTGCTTTACCCGGAGAGAAGAAATATATATTATTTGCAGGTGCAGGTGTTTCAAAAGACGCTGGAATCCCTACAACATGGGATTTAATGCTTAAGACTGCAGGTTTGTTATATTCTGCAGAAAATACAGATACAGATGTAAATCTAGAAGAATGGTTTATTAATAGTGATTATTCTAAAATGGAATATTCTGAATTAATAGGTGAAATTTATCCAACTTATCCAGAACAGCAAAATTTTCTTAAAGGATATTTGGAAAGTTCTGAAGTTGGGGATGCACATAGATCTATCGCGGAGTTGGCTAGATTAGGAATAATCAGATGCATAATCACTACGAATTTTGATCATTATATTGAAAATGCATTAATTGAGAAGGGATTAGAACCTCAAGTAATATTTACAGAACAAGACTTAGAAGATTCTGAACCATTAATCCATTGTAAATCCATTCGCGTTTACAAACCTAACGGAACCTTGGGGAAAGGTGCCCTGAAAAATACTCCTAAAGATTTAGAAGAGTTATCCTCCGAAATGGAAGATGAATTAGTGAAAATAATGAGTGAACACGGATTAATAACATTAGGCTATTCTGGGAGAGACCCCAATATTCAGAAAGTCTTTAGAAAAGCTACATTTAAACATTATCCTCTTTTTTGGGTGGATCCTAATCCTCCAATTAAGGAAATGGAAGATATATTAAAATTAAAGAATTACATTTATATACAATGTAGAGGGGCTAATCAATTTATCACTGATTATTTAAGAATTCAAGATACAATAAGAAATTTAGAACCAAATGTCATATCCGGACCAACCTTAATAGACTTGAAAAATGCATTTACATCAGATACACCCAAAGCACCTTTATATTTGGATTATTTGAATGACAAGATCAAAGAATTGAAGAGGGGATCACCTGATTTTGATAGGTTTGTGGAATATGACGATGCTATCGTTGAACAAATAAATAATGGAAAATTAATTTCTTATAATTTTATAGAAGCCATTTCATTAGCTTGTAAATATGGAGATAAAGAATCAATCAATACGATATATGACTTTTTTGGAAACTTCATGAATTTGAACCGAACACCAAAATCTGAAGGATATTCCTTTTTGATATATGAGTTCTTT is part of the Methanobacterium aggregans genome and harbors:
- a CDS encoding nuclease-related domain-containing protein, whose protein sequence is MGYLVCYNCDIYYEVTKEESKEIECCGECGFPLTYFENLKDSYGHKSVSKSAKNKRTYAEKKSLYSLLGMGFGVILIVVGIFEFIKVFNMLQGPSVITDPPGPPWGAVIITAAGILTTRISYDVGRNWMVGAKGERTVSKELQKLPESYYIFNDVTPPGNRGNIDHVVVGPTGIFVIETKNYRTPYVVKGDDWYYRTRDGLKLADHAPGKQVKRNSMKLREILIKTHSINSTVWINSIVALKGEVSIEGRLNGYKIMNYNELHQFIIRNGLILNKSTIEEISAIISEFSLQSL
- a CDS encoding SIR2 family protein: MDPIIKLAASALPGEKKYILFAGAGVSKDAGIPTTWDLMLKTAGLLYSAENTDTDVNLEEWFINSDYSKMEYSELIGEIYPTYPEQQNFLKGYLESSEVGDAHRSIAELARLGIIRCIITTNFDHYIENALIEKGLEPQVIFTEQDLEDSEPLIHCKSIRVYKPNGTLGKGALKNTPKDLEELSSEMEDELVKIMSEHGLITLGYSGRDPNIQKVFRKATFKHYPLFWVDPNPPIKEMEDILKLKNYIYIQCRGANQFITDYLRIQDTIRNLEPNVISGPTLIDLKNAFTSDTPKAPLYLDYLNDKIKELKRGSPDFDRFVEYDDAIVEQINNGKLISYNFIEAISLACKYGDKESINTIYDFFGNFMNLNRTPKSEGYSFLIYEFFVSFIAQLIKYNQWDLIGEILNKELFVENHFKKYVTFPYISKYIRVLDETRNKRLKSDKLSIMADMICERFTQTELSKLITHKQFMEADYFLFMRTICQDVKNWIPRSCVYLEEEPPSYINRALSQGFLDKLSEASGFADSKDFARKLEATHNKFDELFDFNLESPLYYFDFNQLGSRK